From the Candidatus Latescibacterota bacterium genome, the window ATCGTACCCAACATGCATATTCTCGTTCTGGAAGCTCCCGCGGTCGCGGCACAGATAGAACCCGGTCAATTTGTGATCCTGCGCGTGAGCGAGGATGGAGAACGTATACCACTGTCCGTCTCAGACTGGAATAAGGATGAAGGGACGATCACGATAATATTCATGAATGTCGGCGCCACGACCAACGAACTCGCGATGCTCGAGGCCGGTTCGGAGATACCTACCGTCGTAGGACCGCTTGGAAACCCGACAACGATAGATGATTATGGCACAGTCCTGTGCTTCGGGGGATGTTACGGGATCGGAAGCATATATCCGATAGCCCGGTCGATGAAGGAAAAAGGAAACAGGGTCATCACCGTTATCGAAGCAAGAAGCTCATACCTGCTGTACTGGGAGGACAAGCTCAAAGAAGTCTCGGATGAATTGTTTTTTATTACCAGGGACGGGACCAGGGGGCTGAAGGGCCATGCAGGCAGACTCTCGGAGATCATACAATCGGTAGAGGGATCCATCGACCGGGTCATCATCAACGGATGCACATACCTGCTGAGGAGAGGGTCGGATATCACAAGAGACCTCGCAATTGAGACGATCGTGAGCCTGAATCCGATTATGATCGATGGAACCGGGATGTGTGGCGTATGCCGACTGACCGTTGGGTCACAAACGAAATTCGCGTGCGTAGACGGCCCGGATTTCAATGGACATGATGTCGACTGGGCCGAACTCTTTCTGCGGCGAAAATCGTATATCGAAGAAGAGATCATCCCCCTCAGCTCAAGTAGATGTGAAGAACACGCGGCCAGTCGAGAAGGAAATATGACATGACCAAGCCGAAGAAAAAAGTACTCGACCTTGAGAGAAGAGAGATGCCGAAACAGTCCCCTGAGGTGCGAGGGCAGAATTTTGAAGAGGTCGCGCTTGGATACGCTGTCGATACGGCCATCGAGGAGGCAAAGAGGTGCCTGCAGTGCAAGAAACCCAGGTGCGTTATAAACTGTCCTGTCGAGATAGATATCCCGGGATTTATCAAATGTATAGCGGACAAGGAGTTCGCAAAGGGAATCAAGGTCCTCAAGAAAAAGAACCTTCTTCCTGCCGTGTGTGGAAGGGTATGCCCTCAGGAAGAACAATGTGAAAAAACGTGCGTTCTCATCAATAAGCATGGAGAGATAGCGATCGGTCGCCTGGAGAGGTTTCTGGCCGACTGGGAAGCCGGGCAGAACAGGTATGATATTCCGAGGATCCCCAAGTGGACCGGGAAAAAGATCGCTGTTGTAGGAGGTGGCCCGGCTGGCCTGACAGTAGCAGGAGACCTGATCATGCTCGGGCACAAGGTGACGATCTTCGAGGCTTTGCATAGAATGGGGGGGGTATTGATATACGGCATCCCGGAATTCCGGCTTCCCA encodes:
- a CDS encoding sulfide/dihydroorotate dehydrogenase-like FAD/NAD-binding protein, translated to MYKLTDARMIVPNMHILVLEAPAVAAQIEPGQFVILRVSEDGERIPLSVSDWNKDEGTITIIFMNVGATTNELAMLEAGSEIPTVVGPLGNPTTIDDYGTVLCFGGCYGIGSIYPIARSMKEKGNRVITVIEARSSYLLYWEDKLKEVSDELFFITRDGTRGLKGHAGRLSEIIQSVEGSIDRVIINGCTYLLRRGSDITRDLAIETIVSLNPIMIDGTGMCGVCRLTVGSQTKFACVDGPDFNGHDVDWAELFLRRKSYIEEEIIPLSSSRCEEHAASREGNMT